In the genome of Balneola sp., one region contains:
- a CDS encoding T9SS C-terminal target domain-containing protein: MLLHSSFRPFLLAIVVLFGVTSIPPIELAAQTVNLGKGSYSTTIPDGANGPSTSSGGEATPKISDSFDQLITTNDFWSSLIFPYNNDPHSNNIYAHPLNLKAESNGLQIGYSTTHTLVVNDYFFPFSQQLLVGVDGLTASETLTQAYGDWTVTALWENESASMEATFGHGLPYTFFTIEGGNAQVISSTEPDIWHNEDEVIGLSVDGKHYGLFAPTGSAWTGSDTLSSSLNGKDFFSVAVLPDTTSSTLELYRNHAYAFVTNSTVEWDYDENTNALSTTYTYETVLKDSSGSNSDETLSALYRHQWLNTSSSLTAYTYESPRGSMKVHEGNTFTTEVMFSGILPSLPDMGDYDRIQLLDYVQDITVEVLTNVGTYESGKEMGRFAQLVHIADQLGAINERDYFLAEMKLRLEEWFTAGGEQEYIYHEDWNALTGTPTGFGADTQLNDQHFHAGYAVMAAATIAQYDSAWASQENWGAMVNLLIRNASNWDRNDTEFPFLRNHDIYAGHSWAAGHADFTIGNNQESSSESMNYAAAVTLWGEMTGQDDLRDLGIFLYTTETEAIEQYWFDIDDEVFPDDYSKNALGIVWGSGGEYDTWFGSAPEYIHGINFLPITASSVYLGRDADYVLENYNDIVTELGGQPALWKDVLWSYLALSDPELAISYYLSDTDYEPFDGESKAHTLHWLYNLKEMGHFNTEVYADIATYSVFVNEDSDTTYTAYNAEASDRLVTFTDGFSFTVPAHSMNSVSTAPDQSTMESAPSPTIVTENVISIFSDTYGGATEVDYNPEEGQSTIASLEVIDGNNTLKYDSLDFQSILFEIPQNVSTRSEFHVDYWTDNATNLSVFLVSLDGSETDYEFTITKEAWQSVDIPLSTFADSVNLFAVSEIRFEGDGTVYIDNLYFSGDDPVPGGPQIAAPTPDLDPENVISIFSDVYENIVGTNFNPDWSQSTITSTVSIAGSNTLVYDSLDYQGTELGDTLDVSEMGWFHLDYWTEDATELSIYLISPGPLETEYDVSARTSGWQSIDIPLSEFEEVVDLTEIFQIKIEGNGTIYFDNLYFGKNPELTPAPTPTHDPDKVISLFSNTYENRNVDTWSASWDVANVEDILVDGDDIKYYTNLFYAGIEFFRGGSIDATNLTHFRFDLWTTEPTEAPATFKVKLVDFGANGVWSGGDDVEHELTFRENSAPKLVSNQWISFDIPIDNFVNMTTREHLSQLLFLGSTQIREVYIDNIYFYGDQVLSSNEEEENDQSIPAVLELSQNYPNPFNPTTNIEFGIPEASQVTLKIYNTLGQLVSTLMDSRLNPGSYSVPWDASRYTSGVYFYQLSAGGELLTKKMLLIK; encoded by the coding sequence ATGCTTTTGCATTCTTCTTTCAGACCTTTTTTACTTGCTATCGTTGTACTTTTTGGAGTTACCAGCATACCTCCCATTGAGTTAGCAGCTCAAACAGTAAACCTTGGAAAAGGAAGTTATAGTACTACTATTCCGGATGGAGCGAATGGTCCATCAACCTCATCAGGAGGAGAAGCCACTCCAAAAATCTCAGATTCATTTGATCAGCTTATCACCACCAATGATTTTTGGAGTAGTTTGATCTTTCCTTATAACAATGATCCCCATTCAAATAATATCTATGCCCATCCACTCAACTTAAAGGCGGAAAGCAACGGATTACAAATTGGGTATTCTACCACCCATACATTGGTAGTTAATGATTATTTCTTCCCCTTCTCTCAGCAGCTATTAGTTGGAGTTGATGGATTAACTGCCTCAGAAACTTTAACGCAGGCCTACGGAGACTGGACGGTAACCGCACTTTGGGAAAATGAATCTGCTTCTATGGAAGCCACTTTTGGCCATGGTCTTCCTTATACTTTCTTTACTATAGAAGGTGGTAATGCACAGGTAATTAGCAGTACAGAACCGGATATTTGGCATAATGAAGATGAAGTCATCGGTCTAAGTGTTGATGGCAAGCATTATGGACTATTTGCTCCAACAGGATCAGCCTGGACTGGTTCAGACACACTTTCTTCTTCCCTTAATGGAAAAGACTTTTTCTCAGTAGCTGTGTTACCAGATACTACTTCTTCCACTCTCGAATTATACAGAAACCACGCTTATGCTTTTGTAACAAATAGCACGGTTGAATGGGACTATGATGAGAATACGAATGCTCTTTCCACTACCTACACCTATGAAACAGTGCTTAAAGACAGCAGCGGTTCGAATTCCGATGAGACCCTTTCAGCACTGTATCGGCATCAGTGGCTGAATACTTCCTCCTCTCTTACCGCCTACACTTATGAGTCTCCCAGAGGCTCCATGAAAGTACATGAAGGCAATACCTTTACTACTGAGGTCATGTTTTCAGGAATCCTCCCGTCCTTACCAGATATGGGAGATTATGATCGAATCCAACTTCTCGATTATGTCCAGGACATTACGGTAGAAGTTCTTACCAATGTTGGCACCTACGAAAGTGGTAAAGAAATGGGAAGATTTGCTCAGCTCGTTCATATCGCAGATCAATTGGGAGCCATCAATGAAAGAGATTACTTCCTGGCAGAAATGAAACTCCGACTGGAAGAGTGGTTTACTGCAGGAGGAGAACAAGAGTATATTTACCATGAAGACTGGAATGCATTGACAGGTACTCCTACCGGATTTGGTGCAGACACTCAGCTAAATGACCAACATTTTCATGCAGGCTATGCTGTAATGGCCGCTGCTACTATAGCTCAATACGATAGTGCCTGGGCCTCACAAGAAAACTGGGGAGCAATGGTAAACTTACTCATCAGAAATGCCAGTAACTGGGATAGAAATGATACAGAATTTCCTTTTTTAAGAAATCATGATATTTATGCTGGGCATTCATGGGCAGCAGGTCATGCAGACTTCACAATTGGTAATAACCAGGAATCGAGCTCCGAATCTATGAACTATGCTGCTGCTGTTACGCTTTGGGGAGAAATGACTGGCCAGGATGATCTCAGAGATCTTGGCATCTTCTTATATACCACTGAGACAGAAGCCATAGAGCAATACTGGTTCGATATCGATGATGAAGTATTCCCGGATGATTACTCTAAAAATGCGTTAGGGATAGTTTGGGGAAGTGGAGGCGAATATGATACCTGGTTTGGAAGTGCACCTGAGTATATCCATGGGATCAATTTCCTCCCTATAACAGCATCATCGGTATATCTTGGCAGAGACGCAGATTACGTACTGGAAAACTATAATGATATTGTTACAGAATTAGGAGGCCAACCAGCCCTGTGGAAAGATGTGCTATGGTCTTACCTCGCGCTTTCTGATCCGGAATTAGCAATCTCATATTACCTAAGCGATACTGACTATGAGCCTTTTGATGGAGAATCTAAGGCTCATACCCTCCACTGGTTATATAACCTTAAGGAGATGGGACACTTTAATACTGAGGTTTATGCCGACATTGCAACCTACAGCGTATTTGTTAATGAAGATAGTGACACCACGTATACCGCTTATAATGCTGAAGCCTCAGATAGATTAGTAACTTTTACTGACGGCTTCTCATTTACTGTTCCTGCTCACTCAATGAATTCAGTGAGTACTGCTCCTGATCAAAGTACGATGGAATCTGCCCCCTCCCCGACCATAGTTACTGAGAATGTAATCTCCATATTTAGTGATACCTATGGTGGTGCAACTGAAGTTGATTATAACCCCGAAGAAGGCCAATCAACCATAGCATCATTGGAAGTAATTGATGGAAATAATACACTTAAGTATGACAGCCTCGACTTCCAAAGCATCCTCTTCGAAATACCTCAGAATGTATCTACAAGATCTGAATTTCATGTTGACTACTGGACAGATAATGCCACGAATTTATCTGTTTTCTTAGTGAGCTTGGACGGAAGTGAAACCGACTATGAATTCACTATTACTAAAGAAGCATGGCAAAGTGTAGATATTCCGCTAAGTACTTTTGCTGATTCGGTTAATTTATTTGCAGTTTCTGAAATACGTTTCGAAGGTGATGGAACTGTGTACATCGATAACCTGTATTTTTCTGGAGATGATCCGGTTCCGGGCGGTCCGCAAATAGCTGCACCTACTCCGGATCTTGATCCTGAGAATGTTATTTCTATTTTCAGTGATGTTTACGAGAATATTGTAGGCACCAATTTTAATCCTGATTGGTCCCAATCAACTATTACCTCCACTGTTTCCATCGCTGGCAGCAATACACTTGTTTATGATAGCCTGGATTACCAAGGAACAGAACTAGGGGATACTTTGGATGTATCAGAAATGGGCTGGTTTCACCTTGACTACTGGACAGAAGATGCTACCGAGTTAAGTATTTACCTAATTAGTCCTGGACCTCTAGAAACTGAGTACGATGTATCTGCAAGAACAAGCGGCTGGCAGAGCATTGATATCCCTCTCTCTGAGTTCGAAGAAGTTGTAGACTTGACCGAGATTTTCCAGATAAAAATAGAAGGAAATGGAACCATATACTTTGACAATCTATACTTCGGTAAGAATCCTGAGCTGACTCCAGCTCCTACCCCAACTCATGATCCTGATAAGGTAATTTCACTATTTAGTAATACCTATGAAAATCGAAATGTGGATACCTGGTCAGCATCCTGGGATGTAGCCAATGTAGAAGATATCCTAGTTGACGGAGATGACATTAAGTACTACACGAACCTCTTTTATGCGGGTATTGAGTTCTTTAGAGGTGGAAGTATTGATGCCACAAATCTTACGCATTTCAGGTTCGATTTATGGACTACAGAACCTACCGAAGCACCCGCCACTTTTAAAGTAAAACTGGTTGATTTTGGAGCTAACGGGGTTTGGAGCGGAGGAGACGACGTAGAACATGAACTCACCTTCAGAGAAAACTCAGCGCCCAAACTGGTGAGCAATCAATGGATTAGTTTTGATATTCCCATTGATAATTTTGTGAATATGACTACCAGGGAGCATTTGTCTCAATTATTATTCCTCGGGTCTACTCAAATAAGGGAGGTATATATTGACAATATCTACTTCTATGGAGACCAGGTATTGAGTAGTAATGAGGAGGAAGAAAATGACCAAAGTATTCCAGCTGTACTTGAGTTATCACAGAACTACCCGAATCCATTCAATCCAACCACCAATATTGAATTTGGAATTCCTGAAGCCTCTCAGGTAACTCTGAAAATCTATAATACTCTTGGGCAACTGGTTTCCACTTTGATGGATTCTCGATTAAACCCAGGTTCATACTCTGTTCCATGGGATGCTTCACGATATACTTCGGGAGTGTATTTCTATCAGTTGAGTGCCGGGGGTGAGTTACTGACTAAAAAGATGTTATTGATTAAGTAA
- a CDS encoding Dabb family protein: protein MKTIYLALFAIVLIFTGCQSAPKTTLELVTPENKSGQVVHHVFFWLANPDSETDKEQLIEGLNTLREIEEVKELLIGTPASTLEREVVDNSFHVSELMYFENVEAQDAYQEHPIHKEFVENYSHLWERVVVYDMIVE from the coding sequence ATGAAAACTATCTATTTAGCCTTATTCGCAATTGTTCTGATTTTTACTGGATGCCAGAGCGCTCCGAAAACAACACTAGAACTGGTTACTCCGGAAAATAAATCGGGACAAGTTGTTCATCATGTCTTTTTTTGGCTAGCCAACCCCGATTCAGAAACTGACAAAGAACAATTAATCGAAGGCCTTAACACCTTAAGAGAAATCGAAGAAGTAAAGGAACTGTTGATTGGAACACCTGCATCAACGTTGGAGCGAGAGGTTGTTGATAATAGCTTTCATGTTTCTGAATTGATGTATTTCGAGAATGTGGAGGCTCAGGATGCTTACCAAGAGCATCCAATTCATAAGGAATTTGTTGAGAATTACAGCCATCTATGGGAAAGAGTGGTTGTATATGATATGATTGTGGAGTGA
- a CDS encoding pyridoxal-phosphate dependent enzyme — protein MIDLLARPTLKDVQKAHEVIKPHAHITPVLSNLHVNKRVNAEVFFKCENFQKVGAFKFRGACNAVLTLSDTEAKQGVATHSSGNHAQALALAAKIKGIPAYVVMPENAPKVKVEAVQNYGAEITFCESNLESRESTLIEVVEKTGATIIHPYNDARIVAGQGTAALELLEAHPDLEIILTPVGGGGLLSGTALAAKSLNSSIKVIGTEPEQADDAYKSFKAKELIPAYSTNTIADGLRTSLGELPFSIIKEKVDDIVTVSETSIIEAMRYIWERMNIIIEPSCAVPVAAIFDKKVEIEGKKIGIIITGGNVDLDNLPW, from the coding sequence ATGATTGATCTACTTGCACGCCCTACTTTAAAAGATGTACAAAAAGCCCACGAGGTAATTAAACCTCATGCCCATATAACCCCTGTATTGTCCAACCTACATGTAAATAAAAGGGTAAATGCCGAAGTTTTCTTCAAGTGTGAAAACTTCCAAAAGGTTGGAGCCTTCAAGTTTAGAGGAGCTTGTAACGCAGTGCTTACATTATCTGATACAGAAGCTAAACAAGGAGTTGCTACCCATTCTTCTGGTAACCATGCCCAGGCATTAGCTCTTGCAGCAAAAATTAAAGGGATTCCAGCCTATGTAGTTATGCCGGAAAATGCTCCAAAGGTAAAAGTAGAAGCTGTTCAAAACTATGGCGCAGAAATTACTTTCTGTGAATCTAACCTGGAGAGTAGAGAATCCACTCTTATTGAAGTTGTCGAAAAAACAGGAGCAACAATCATCCATCCCTATAATGATGCCCGAATAGTGGCTGGTCAGGGTACGGCAGCGCTAGAATTGTTAGAAGCTCACCCTGATCTTGAAATCATTTTAACTCCCGTAGGTGGTGGTGGATTGTTATCCGGGACAGCATTAGCTGCAAAATCACTTAACAGTAGTATTAAAGTTATTGGAACTGAGCCTGAACAAGCAGATGATGCCTATAAGTCTTTTAAAGCAAAAGAACTGATTCCTGCTTACAGTACTAACACTATTGCAGATGGTCTTCGTACCTCATTGGGCGAACTCCCTTTTTCTATAATCAAAGAGAAGGTGGATGATATTGTTACCGTATCTGAAACATCTATCATAGAAGCAATGCGATATATCTGGGAGCGAATGAATATAATTATCGAGCCTTCATGTGCTGTTCCTGTCGCTGCAATATTTGATAAAAAAGTAGAGATAGAGGGTAAAAAAATCGGAATTATTATCACGGGTGGTAATGTCGATCTTGACAACTTACCCTGGTAA
- a CDS encoding DUF3520 domain-containing protein, whose product MNFVIATIFFVLFPFVEQVQETTSTEVITSSVFGKVIDVESKNSIVGANVYIKKLNVGTSTDRNGEFELIASAGTHTLEVQFIGYETHSRQISIGDTDVTNLVIELEHATIEGQEVVVSAYSQTPRRALTGSIISLDEEKAGNPGRGYYPAYGNTEEYDQISENLFNWTQRTPLSTFSIDVDGASYSNVRRLLTDGYLPPAGAVRVEEMINYFNYDYPEPKKNTPFSVSTEVAPAPWNPKHHLVQIGIQGRKTQTKDLPPNNLVFLLDVSGSMSSHNKLPLLKKAFKLLVNELREEDYVSIVVYAGSSGMVLPPTSGYEKAKILRALERLESGGATAGAAGIKLAYDVAKQNFRKNANNRVILATDGDFNVGTSRDNDLIELIEDKRDDGIFLSVLGFGTGNLKDSKMEKIANHGNGNYYYIDNLLEAKKVLVSEMGGMLLTIAKDVKIQVEFNPQNVQAYRLIGYENRLLADEDFNNDKKDAGELGSGHTVTALYEIVPMGVELDKNLTEVDPLKYQTPSRPSIDFSEELMTVKLRYKHPSGSTSMLISNTVEKNQIKEELSENLSFAASVATFGMILSHSKFKGNASFEMVNQLARDGRGNDDQGYRSEFIKLAQLADLLWQGNSSKD is encoded by the coding sequence ATGAATTTCGTAATCGCTACCATTTTCTTCGTTCTATTCCCTTTTGTTGAACAAGTACAGGAAACAACATCAACCGAGGTAATTACTTCATCCGTTTTTGGAAAAGTGATTGATGTTGAATCTAAAAATTCGATTGTAGGTGCCAATGTTTATATCAAAAAATTAAATGTTGGAACTTCCACCGATAGAAATGGAGAATTTGAATTAATCGCATCAGCTGGTACTCACACTCTTGAAGTACAGTTTATAGGGTATGAGACCCATTCCCGCCAAATATCGATTGGAGATACTGATGTTACCAATCTTGTTATTGAACTAGAGCACGCGACAATTGAAGGACAGGAAGTAGTCGTTAGTGCCTACTCCCAAACTCCCCGGAGGGCACTTACAGGCTCAATAATTTCCTTGGATGAGGAAAAAGCAGGTAATCCCGGTAGAGGATATTACCCAGCTTATGGTAATACCGAAGAATATGATCAGATCTCAGAAAACCTCTTTAACTGGACTCAAAGAACTCCACTTTCCACATTTTCTATTGATGTTGACGGAGCTTCATACTCCAATGTGAGGCGCTTGCTCACTGATGGCTATCTCCCTCCGGCGGGTGCTGTCCGTGTAGAAGAAATGATCAACTATTTCAACTACGATTATCCAGAGCCTAAAAAAAATACTCCCTTCTCTGTAAGCACTGAAGTAGCTCCAGCTCCCTGGAATCCAAAACATCATCTGGTACAAATAGGAATACAAGGAAGAAAAACCCAAACCAAAGACCTCCCACCTAATAATCTTGTTTTCTTATTGGATGTATCAGGCTCAATGAGTTCTCACAATAAACTTCCACTTTTGAAAAAGGCCTTTAAACTTTTAGTGAATGAGCTTAGAGAAGAGGACTATGTCTCCATTGTTGTATATGCAGGAAGCTCGGGAATGGTACTTCCTCCTACTTCAGGCTATGAGAAGGCGAAAATACTCAGAGCTCTGGAACGGCTTGAATCAGGAGGAGCAACTGCAGGAGCGGCAGGGATTAAATTGGCCTATGATGTTGCTAAACAAAACTTCCGCAAGAATGCCAATAACAGGGTAATACTGGCTACAGATGGTGATTTCAATGTAGGCACTTCAAGAGATAATGACCTTATCGAACTCATTGAAGACAAGAGAGATGATGGCATTTTTCTTTCTGTTCTTGGGTTTGGAACCGGGAACCTTAAGGATTCAAAAATGGAAAAGATTGCCAACCATGGCAATGGCAACTATTACTACATAGATAATCTCCTGGAAGCTAAGAAGGTGCTGGTATCAGAAATGGGAGGAATGCTTCTTACTATTGCCAAGGATGTGAAAATCCAGGTTGAATTCAATCCTCAAAATGTTCAGGCTTATCGATTAATAGGATATGAAAACAGATTATTAGCCGATGAGGACTTTAACAACGATAAAAAAGACGCTGGTGAACTAGGTTCAGGACATACTGTTACTGCCCTTTATGAAATAGTACCTATGGGCGTAGAACTGGATAAAAACTTAACTGAAGTAGACCCATTGAAATATCAAACCCCCTCCAGGCCTAGCATCGATTTTTCTGAAGAGCTTATGACAGTAAAACTCCGCTACAAACACCCCAGCGGAAGTACCAGCATGCTAATATCAAATACTGTTGAGAAGAACCAAATAAAAGAGGAGCTATCTGAGAATCTATCTTTTGCCGCTTCTGTAGCAACATTTGGTATGATTCTTAGTCATTCAAAGTTCAAGGGCAATGCTTCTTTCGAGATGGTGAACCAACTTGCAAGAGACGGTCGTGGCAATGATGACCAGGGCTATCGCTCTGAATTTATAAAACTGGCTCAACTCGCCGACCTGCTTTGGCAGGGTAATTCCAGTAAAGATTGA
- a CDS encoding VWA domain-containing protein, with translation MKHSLLLLVLVLFSACSGPYYTTSSYHQNSTHQAGEVYDQIVENEFRTVSEHPLSTFSIDVDGASYANVRRILRAGYLPPRDAVRIEELINYFNYSYPEPAEGAPVSLSSEIAPAPWNPRHHLIQIGIQGEHIKTDKLPPNNLVFLIDVSGSMRDEDKLPLLKQGLKLLVNELEEDDFISIVVYSGRSGVVLNPTPGNEKDKILKKINKLRASGFTAGSKGIKEAYKLAKKHFNEDANNRVIMATDGDFNVGISSDEDLVALIESERDHGIFLSMLGFGTGNLKDSKMEKIANHGNGNYYYIDNLLEAKKVLISEMEGTLHTIAKDVKIQIEFNPQNVHAYRLVGYENRLLADDEFNDDKRDAGELGVGQTVTALYEVIPVGVESPGVLPVDPLKYQPKESISSTHSDEIMTVKIRYKEPDGDVSELVTGILKRDEIKETLSENLSFAASLASFGMLLRDSKFKGASSFELVDELARNGKGVDPNGYRAEFIKLAELAELLWQGNSKN, from the coding sequence ATGAAACACTCTCTTCTGCTTCTTGTCCTGGTACTATTCTCAGCTTGTTCAGGACCCTACTACACTACCTCAAGTTATCACCAGAATTCAACACATCAAGCCGGAGAAGTATACGACCAAATTGTCGAGAATGAATTTAGAACTGTTTCAGAGCACCCTTTGTCTACATTTTCTATTGATGTAGATGGAGCTTCATATGCTAATGTAAGACGAATTCTCAGGGCTGGGTATCTACCTCCCAGAGATGCTGTTCGTATCGAAGAACTTATTAATTATTTCAATTACTCCTACCCTGAGCCTGCTGAAGGGGCACCGGTTTCTTTAAGCTCTGAAATTGCACCAGCTCCCTGGAATCCCAGGCATCACCTTATTCAAATAGGAATACAAGGAGAACATATTAAAACCGATAAATTACCTCCTAATAACCTGGTTTTTCTTATTGATGTTTCCGGTTCTATGAGAGATGAAGATAAGCTTCCTTTATTAAAGCAAGGACTGAAATTGTTAGTAAATGAACTCGAGGAAGATGATTTTATTTCCATTGTAGTCTACTCGGGAAGATCAGGGGTAGTACTAAACCCAACTCCTGGAAATGAAAAGGATAAAATCCTCAAGAAAATAAACAAACTCCGAGCAAGTGGATTCACAGCAGGGTCTAAAGGAATAAAAGAAGCCTATAAGCTAGCTAAGAAGCATTTCAATGAAGATGCAAATAATAGAGTTATCATGGCTACGGATGGGGATTTTAATGTGGGTATATCCAGTGATGAAGATCTTGTAGCTTTAATTGAAAGCGAAAGAGATCACGGAATTTTCTTATCAATGCTTGGTTTCGGAACCGGGAACCTGAAGGATTCAAAAATGGAGAAAATAGCCAACCATGGAAACGGTAATTACTACTACATAGATAATTTACTGGAAGCAAAGAAAGTATTGATTTCCGAAATGGAGGGGACTCTTCACACTATTGCCAAAGATGTCAAGATTCAAATAGAGTTTAATCCTCAAAATGTCCATGCTTACCGTCTTGTAGGATATGAGAACAGGTTACTTGCCGATGATGAATTCAATGATGATAAAAGAGATGCAGGAGAACTAGGTGTTGGTCAAACGGTAACCGCTCTTTATGAAGTAATCCCTGTCGGAGTCGAATCTCCAGGTGTGTTACCTGTAGACCCACTGAAGTATCAACCTAAAGAAAGTATTAGCTCAACTCATTCTGATGAAATAATGACGGTCAAAATCCGCTATAAAGAACCGGATGGTGATGTAAGTGAGTTGGTTACGGGGATTCTCAAAAGGGACGAAATAAAAGAAACTCTTTCAGAAAACTTATCCTTTGCAGCATCATTGGCCTCTTTTGGAATGTTGCTCCGGGATTCGAAATTCAAAGGAGCCTCTTCTTTTGAATTAGTGGATGAGCTTGCCCGAAATGGTAAAGGAGTGGACCCCAATGGCTATCGTGCCGAGTTTATAAAACTCGCTGAATTAGCAGAGTTACTATGGCAGGGTAACTCTAAAAACTAG